A part of Paenibacillus sp. IHBB 10380 genomic DNA contains:
- the gyrA gene encoding DNA gyrase subunit A has translation MSLSEEYLPAYLEEVVGDRFGRYSKYIIQDRAIPDVRDGLKPVQRRILYSMYDSGNMPDKPYRKSAKAVGDVMGNYHPHGDSSIYDGMVRMAQPWKMGHVLIDGHGNWGSIDDDPAAAMRYTEARLSPIALELLRDIEKGTVLYKDNFDNTTQEPVVLPSRYPNLLVNGASGISAGFATEIPPHNLREVIDACIAVMQKPEIELEELMTFIKGPDFPIGGLIMGGDGIMDAYRTGKGRIYLRSKTDIEFMRGGKQQIVITEIPFQIVKSRLVTAMENIRLEKKVEGIAEVRDESGREGLRIVIELKKDADAQGILAYLLKKTDLQITYNFNMVAIVNKAPQQLGLKPILNAYIAHQREVVTRRTQYDLDKAEDRLHVLEGLVKALNILDEVIAAIKASKNRQDAQNNLQWMFGFTERQADSILTLQLYRITNLEITTLQKEMDEIHKKVTNLRAILESDKKLIALIRKELMEIREKYGVDRRSAIQGEVEEIKVNLEVMVNSEDVLVTLSKDGYIKRTSMQSFTRSGGERETSGVKDGDYIKRVFEINTLEKLLVFTQKGQYFLLPVHQIPEFKWKEAGTAIVNVIHLSKEDVIIGVIPISNFEESDKSLVFVTRKGQVKRTELKEYMTSRSNAVAACKVSEGDEVLSVTLSDGSKDILLISKEGMSIRFPEQEVNPMGRVSGGVRGIQLRDGDEIVSSLWVKDDEGEILTLSDIGYGKRSLLVDYIPQSRGGKGVVTFEFKEGKRVRPNGSRLVGAFYCKDALQIVAVSVVGNMYTFSSEQSPISDRKSVGKQLIQLDKNDAVSDLFIM, from the coding sequence GTGAGCTTATCAGAAGAATATCTACCGGCATATTTAGAAGAGGTCGTGGGAGATCGCTTTGGTCGGTACTCTAAATATATTATTCAAGATCGCGCAATTCCAGACGTTAGAGATGGGCTGAAGCCTGTTCAGCGGCGCATCCTGTATTCGATGTATGACTCTGGCAACATGCCAGATAAGCCTTATCGCAAGTCAGCTAAGGCAGTGGGTGATGTGATGGGGAATTATCATCCTCATGGAGATTCATCCATTTATGACGGTATGGTGCGCATGGCACAACCATGGAAGATGGGACATGTTCTTATTGATGGTCACGGAAACTGGGGCTCTATCGATGATGATCCAGCTGCAGCAATGCGTTACACGGAGGCTCGCTTGTCCCCGATCGCTTTAGAATTGTTAAGAGATATTGAGAAAGGGACAGTGCTGTACAAGGATAATTTCGATAATACAACACAAGAGCCTGTCGTTCTCCCTTCTCGTTATCCGAATCTGCTCGTAAACGGTGCAAGCGGTATTTCTGCCGGTTTTGCAACGGAAATTCCACCACATAACTTGCGTGAAGTTATTGATGCTTGTATAGCGGTTATGCAAAAGCCAGAGATTGAGCTTGAAGAGCTCATGACTTTTATTAAAGGTCCTGACTTCCCCATTGGTGGACTCATTATGGGTGGAGATGGCATTATGGATGCCTATCGCACAGGTAAAGGTCGGATCTATTTAAGATCAAAGACAGATATCGAATTTATGCGTGGTGGTAAACAGCAAATCGTGATTACAGAAATTCCTTTTCAAATTGTTAAATCACGACTTGTTACAGCTATGGAGAATATCCGCTTAGAGAAAAAAGTAGAGGGTATCGCTGAAGTTCGTGATGAGAGTGGACGAGAAGGATTGCGTATTGTAATTGAGCTCAAGAAGGATGCCGATGCACAGGGAATTTTAGCGTATTTGCTCAAGAAAACAGACTTACAAATTACGTACAATTTTAATATGGTCGCCATTGTTAACAAAGCGCCTCAACAGCTTGGACTTAAACCGATATTAAATGCTTATATTGCCCATCAACGTGAGGTAGTGACGCGTAGAACTCAGTATGATCTAGATAAGGCGGAAGATCGCTTACATGTCTTAGAAGGGCTTGTGAAGGCTCTTAACATACTGGATGAAGTCATAGCAGCGATCAAGGCTTCTAAGAACCGTCAGGATGCTCAGAACAACTTACAATGGATGTTTGGCTTTACAGAGCGTCAAGCAGATTCCATTCTTACTTTGCAGCTATATCGTATTACGAACTTGGAAATTACAACATTGCAAAAAGAAATGGATGAGATTCATAAGAAAGTTACGAATCTGCGTGCTATTCTTGAGAGTGACAAGAAGCTTATTGCCCTCATTCGCAAAGAGTTGATGGAGATCAGAGAGAAATACGGTGTAGATCGTAGATCCGCTATTCAAGGTGAAGTGGAAGAGATCAAAGTTAATCTTGAAGTGATGGTGAACAGCGAAGATGTTCTCGTGACTTTATCCAAAGACGGTTATATTAAGCGTACTAGCATGCAGTCATTTACACGTTCGGGTGGTGAGAGGGAAACGTCTGGCGTTAAGGATGGCGATTACATCAAGAGAGTATTTGAGATTAATACCCTTGAGAAACTACTCGTCTTTACGCAAAAGGGACAATATTTCTTATTGCCTGTTCACCAAATTCCTGAATTCAAATGGAAAGAGGCTGGAACAGCTATTGTTAACGTCATTCATTTATCTAAAGAAGATGTCATTATTGGTGTAATCCCTATATCCAATTTTGAAGAATCAGATAAGAGCCTGGTGTTTGTGACAAGAAAAGGTCAAGTTAAGCGTACCGAACTGAAAGAGTATATGACAAGTAGGTCTAATGCTGTTGCAGCGTGCAAAGTGTCAGAAGGGGATGAAGTTCTGTCTGTCACACTCAGCGATGGTAGTAAAGACATCCTTCTGATCAGTAAAGAGGGTATGAGTATTCGCTTCCCTGAACAAGAAGTGAACCCAATGGGCCGTGTGTCCGGAGGTGTACGAGGTATTCAATTACGTGATGGAGATGAAATTGTGTCCTCATTATGGGTCAAAGACGATGAGGGTGAGATTCTAACGCTAAGTGATATTGGTTACGGCAAACGTTCACTTCTAGTCGATTATATTCCTCAAAGTCGTGGTGGCAAAGGCGTAGTGACGTTCGAGTTCAAAGAAGGTAAAAGAGTTCGTCCTAATGGTAGCCGATTGGTCGGTGCGTTCTATTGTAAGGATGCCCTGCAGATTGTTGCAGTTAGTGTAGTAGGGAATATGTACACTTTCTCTTCCGAACAATCACCGATCTCTGATCGCAAATCAGTAGGTAAACAGTTGATTCAACTGGATAAGAATGATGCGGTTTCAGATTTATTTATAATGTGA
- a CDS encoding MarR family winged helix-turn-helix transcriptional regulator: MQTSDFAKLWSKLSKDYKLHMESELAPVLTESQLIVLEVIVEHGTMKPSDLIPYLTTSPAAVTMLIDRMEKNGLLERERDRHDRRIVWINISDKGKQEAERGSQIRDAFLSTVLNRISSHNQQLLIYLLGKITATP, encoded by the coding sequence TTGCAAACTTCTGATTTCGCGAAATTATGGTCCAAACTAAGCAAAGATTATAAATTGCATATGGAGAGCGAGTTAGCACCTGTACTAACGGAATCTCAACTTATTGTACTCGAAGTTATTGTGGAACATGGGACAATGAAGCCATCAGATCTGATCCCCTATTTAACAACTAGCCCAGCAGCAGTAACGATGCTTATAGATCGGATGGAGAAGAATGGATTGCTGGAGCGAGAGCGGGACAGACACGATCGTCGGATAGTCTGGATAAATATCTCAGACAAAGGCAAGCAGGAAGCAGAACGAGGTAGTCAAATTCGTGACGCTTTTCTTTCAACGGTGTTAAATCGAATTTCATCTCATAATCAACAGTTGCTGATCTATCTTCTTGGCAAAATAACAGCCACCCCTTAA
- a CDS encoding MFS transporter — protein MNKMEMLRHPKQRKLLFGVGLSWLFDAMDVGIISFIVAALREEWTLTAGQVGFLTSISSLGMVLGAALAGVMADRYGRKAILLWTLLIFSIASGLSALATGFGVLCLLRFISGIGLGGELPVASTLVSESMPAKDRGRAVVLLESFWAVGWICAALIAYFIIPKYGWQAAFVIGALPAIYALYLRRAIEDPPRFIKQKGIHKATFREKVVQVWSHEYRRSTIMLWILWFTVVFSYYGMFLWLPTVMTMKGFSLIKSFEYVLIMTLAQLPGYFTAAYFIEKFGRKFVLVTYLVMTALSAAWFGYSTSVGMLITSGIFLSFFNLGAWGGLYAYSPELYPTKVRTTGVGLATAMGRVGGVIAPLLVGLLVSRGTGINVIFMMFFVIILIGASAVFFLGKETKGMELVDD, from the coding sequence ATGAACAAAATGGAAATGCTTCGTCATCCCAAACAACGTAAATTACTGTTCGGAGTGGGCCTTAGCTGGCTATTCGACGCGATGGATGTAGGTATCATTTCATTTATCGTTGCGGCTCTTCGAGAGGAATGGACCCTAACGGCTGGTCAGGTTGGATTTCTTACAAGCATAAGCTCCTTGGGTATGGTTCTTGGCGCTGCATTGGCGGGAGTCATGGCGGATCGTTATGGACGTAAAGCTATTTTATTGTGGACGTTATTAATATTCTCAATTGCGAGTGGGTTATCTGCTTTAGCTACAGGCTTTGGTGTGCTGTGTTTACTTCGCTTTATATCAGGCATTGGACTCGGAGGCGAGCTACCCGTAGCTTCGACACTTGTATCTGAATCCATGCCTGCCAAAGATCGTGGACGAGCTGTAGTGCTTCTTGAGAGTTTTTGGGCAGTAGGTTGGATCTGTGCTGCACTTATTGCCTATTTTATTATTCCCAAATATGGTTGGCAAGCGGCTTTCGTCATTGGGGCTCTTCCTGCGATATACGCTCTTTATCTAAGACGTGCGATTGAAGATCCTCCACGTTTTATCAAACAAAAGGGTATACACAAAGCTACTTTTCGGGAAAAAGTAGTACAGGTATGGTCGCATGAGTATCGCAGGTCCACGATCATGCTGTGGATCTTATGGTTCACCGTCGTATTCTCTTATTATGGGATGTTCTTATGGTTACCAACGGTTATGACCATGAAAGGATTTAGTTTGATCAAGAGTTTTGAATATGTGTTGATTATGACGTTAGCTCAATTACCGGGATATTTCACAGCGGCATATTTCATTGAGAAATTTGGACGGAAATTCGTCCTCGTGACGTATTTGGTGATGACGGCTCTAAGTGCAGCATGGTTTGGATACTCAACATCTGTAGGTATGTTGATTACGTCGGGCATTTTCTTATCCTTTTTTAACTTAGGAGCTTGGGGTGGACTGTATGCCTATAGTCCTGAGTTATATCCTACAAAGGTTCGAACGACAGGAGTAGGACTTGCTACGGCAATGGGGCGTGTGGGTGGCGTTATTGCACCACTGCTAGTAGGATTATTAGTTTCTAGAGGGACGGGGATCAATGTTATCTTTATGATGTTCTTCGTGATCATTCTTATCGGAGCTTCTGCTGTGTTCTTCCTAGGTAAAGAGACAAAGGGAATGGAACTGGTGGATGATTAG
- a CDS encoding RNA polymerase sigma factor, with protein MTDQELFQMYNKDVYKTCYYMLHNASDAEDVCHDVFITVFRQDWRRIEYIKTWLMRVTANQCLNHLKRNRSLKMKEQMNQQLSHGSFGKSIDSVIEERETAEEWSGFMSQLPHKIRVVISLRFVNDSSLSEISEILQIPLGTVKSRLHKGIKLMRKILDEHGYEEPREEKMDGKRRENTLVSLKRG; from the coding sequence TTGACAGATCAGGAATTGTTTCAAATGTACAACAAAGATGTGTATAAAACCTGTTATTACATGCTACACAATGCCTCTGATGCAGAAGATGTGTGCCACGATGTATTTATCACCGTATTTAGGCAGGATTGGCGGCGAATCGAATATATCAAAACGTGGTTAATGAGAGTAACCGCTAATCAGTGCCTGAATCATTTGAAGAGAAATCGTAGTTTGAAAATGAAGGAGCAAATGAATCAACAGCTCTCGCATGGATCTTTTGGTAAATCTATTGATTCGGTCATAGAAGAACGTGAAACAGCCGAGGAATGGAGCGGGTTTATGAGCCAACTGCCGCATAAGATTCGGGTAGTGATATCCTTAAGATTTGTGAATGATTCGAGCTTATCTGAGATATCGGAAATTTTGCAAATACCCTTAGGTACAGTTAAATCAAGGCTGCACAAGGGCATTAAATTGATGAGAAAAATATTGGATGAGCATGGTTATGAAGAGCCTAGGGAGGAGAAAATGGATGGAAAACGTAGAGAAAATACTCTCGTATCACTTAAACGAGGATAA